A genomic region of Equus caballus isolate H_3958 breed thoroughbred chromosome 1, TB-T2T, whole genome shotgun sequence contains the following coding sequences:
- the LOC100063282 gene encoding BBSome complex member BBS4 isoform X8, with the protein MQALIFRLEGNIQESLELFQTCAVLSPQCADNLKQVARSLFLLGKHKAAIEVYSEAAKLNQKDWEICHNLGVCYIYLKQFNKAQDQLHNALHLNRHDLTYIMLGKIHLLEGDLDKAIEIYKKAVEFSPENTELLTTLGLLYLQLGIYQKAFEHLGNALTYDPTNYKAILAAGSMMQTHGDFDVALTKYRVVACAVPESPPLWNNIGMCFFGKKKYVAAISCLKRANYLAPFDWKILYNLGLVHLTMQQYASAFHFLSAAINFQPKMGELYMLLAVALTNLEDIENAKRAYAEAVRLDKCNPLVNLNYAVLLYNQGEKRAALTQYQEMEKKVNLLKDSSSLEFDSEMVEMAQKLGAALQVGEALVWTKPVKDPKSKHRSPSGSKAASVPQPLGSNQALGQAMSSAAAYRKLPSGAGGTSQLTKPPSLPLEPEPTEEAHPTEASAQIREK; encoded by the exons CATTGATATTTCGCCTGGAAGGAAATATCCAAGAATCTCTAGAACTCTTTCAGACGTGTGCTGTTCTCAGCCCTCAGTGTGCTGATAACCTCAAGCAGGTGGCCAGGTCTTT GTTTCTTTTGGGAAAACATAAAGCTGCCATTGAAGTATACAGTGAAGCAGCTAAACTTAACCAGAAAGATTGG GAGATCTGTCATAACCTGGGAGTTTGCTACATTTATCTGAAACAGTTCAACAAG GCACAAGACCAGTTGCACAACGCCCTACATCTTAACAGGCATGATCTGACTTACATAATGCTGGGGAAGATCCACTTGCTGGAGGGAGACTTGGACAAGGCCATTGAAATCTACAAGAAAGCAGTGGA GTTCTCACCAGAAAATACAGAACTTCTTACAACTTTAGGGTTACTCTACTTACAG CTTGGCATTTACCAGAAGGCATTTGAACATCTTGGAAATGCACTGACTTATGACCCTACCAACTACAAG GCCATCTTGGCAGCGGGCAGCATGATGCAGACCCATGGGGACTTTGATGTTGCCCTCACTAAATACAGAGTTGTAGCTTGTGCTGTTCCAGAAAGTCCTCCACTTTGGAATAACATTGGAATGTGCTTCTTTGGCAAGAAGAAATATGTGGCA GCTATCAGCTGCCTGAAACGAGCCAACTACTTGGCACCCTTTGATTGGAAGATTCTGTATAATCTGGGCCTTGTCCACTTAACCATGCAGCAGTATGCATcagcttttcattttctcagtgcAGCCATCAACTTCCAGCCAAAGATGGGGGAGCTCTACATGCTCTTGGCCG TGGCTCTGACCAATCTGGAAGATATAGAGAATGCCAAGAGAGCCTACGCAGAAGCAGTCCGCCTGGATAA GTGTAACCCTCTAGTAAACCTGAACTATGCTGTACTGCTGTACAACCAGGGCGAGAAGAGGGCCGCCCTTACCCAGTATcaggagatggagaagaaagtCAACCTACTCAAAGACAGTAGCTCTCTGGAATTTGACTCTGAG ATGGTGGAGATGGCCCAGAAGTTGGGAGCTGCTCTTCAGGTTGGGGAGGCACTGGTCTGGACTAAACCAGTTAAAGATCCCAAATCAAAGCACCGGAGCCCTTCAGGCAGCAAAGCTGCCAGTGTCCCGCAGCCTCTGGGCTCTAATCAAGCTCTTGGACAGGCAATGTCTTCAGCAGCCGCATACAGGAAGCTCCCCTCAG GTGCTGGAGGAACATCCCAGCTCACAAAGCCACCATCTCTTCCTTTGGAGCCAGAGCCCACTGAGGAAGCACATCCAACTGAAGCATCAgcacaaataagagaaaaatag
- the LOC100063282 gene encoding BBSome complex member BBS4 isoform X9 encodes MLGKIHLLEGDLDKAIEIYKKAVEFSPENTELLTTLGLLYLQLGIYQKAFEHLGNALTYDPTNYKAILAAGSMMQTHGDFDVALTKYRVVACAVPESPPLWNNIGMCFFGKKKYVAAISCLKRANYLAPFDWKILYNLGLVHLTMQQYASAFHFLSAAINFQPKMGELYMLLAVALTNLEDIENAKRAYAEAVRLDKCNPLVNLNYAVLLYNQGEKRAALTQYQEMEKKVNLLKDSSSLEFDSEMVEMAQKLGAALQVGEALVWTKPVKDPKSKHRSPSGSKAASVPQPLGSNQALGQAMSSAAAYRKLPSGAGGTSQLTKPPSLPLEPEPTEEAHPTEASAQIREK; translated from the exons ATGCTGGGGAAGATCCACTTGCTGGAGGGAGACTTGGACAAGGCCATTGAAATCTACAAGAAAGCAGTGGA GTTCTCACCAGAAAATACAGAACTTCTTACAACTTTAGGGTTACTCTACTTACAG CTTGGCATTTACCAGAAGGCATTTGAACATCTTGGAAATGCACTGACTTATGACCCTACCAACTACAAG GCCATCTTGGCAGCGGGCAGCATGATGCAGACCCATGGGGACTTTGATGTTGCCCTCACTAAATACAGAGTTGTAGCTTGTGCTGTTCCAGAAAGTCCTCCACTTTGGAATAACATTGGAATGTGCTTCTTTGGCAAGAAGAAATATGTGGCA GCTATCAGCTGCCTGAAACGAGCCAACTACTTGGCACCCTTTGATTGGAAGATTCTGTATAATCTGGGCCTTGTCCACTTAACCATGCAGCAGTATGCATcagcttttcattttctcagtgcAGCCATCAACTTCCAGCCAAAGATGGGGGAGCTCTACATGCTCTTGGCCG TGGCTCTGACCAATCTGGAAGATATAGAGAATGCCAAGAGAGCCTACGCAGAAGCAGTCCGCCTGGATAA GTGTAACCCTCTAGTAAACCTGAACTATGCTGTACTGCTGTACAACCAGGGCGAGAAGAGGGCCGCCCTTACCCAGTATcaggagatggagaagaaagtCAACCTACTCAAAGACAGTAGCTCTCTGGAATTTGACTCTGAG ATGGTGGAGATGGCCCAGAAGTTGGGAGCTGCTCTTCAGGTTGGGGAGGCACTGGTCTGGACTAAACCAGTTAAAGATCCCAAATCAAAGCACCGGAGCCCTTCAGGCAGCAAAGCTGCCAGTGTCCCGCAGCCTCTGGGCTCTAATCAAGCTCTTGGACAGGCAATGTCTTCAGCAGCCGCATACAGGAAGCTCCCCTCAG GTGCTGGAGGAACATCCCAGCTCACAAAGCCACCATCTCTTCCTTTGGAGCCAGAGCCCACTGAGGAAGCACATCCAACTGAAGCATCAgcacaaataagagaaaaatag